The genomic window AATCCTCCGCCAGGGCGACGAACTCCTGGTCCAGATCACCAAGGAAGGCATCGGCACCAAGGGCCCGAGCGTCACGACGGCCCTGAGCATCCCCGGCCGATACCTGGTGCTGATGCCCTCGCTGCCGCGCCTCGGCGTCTCACGCAAAATCGAGGACGACAAGGTCCGCCGACAACTCCGCGACCTCCTCGCCTCCATCAACCCGCCGAAGAACCTCGGCTTCATCCTCCGGACGGCGGGCCAGGACCGCGGCAAGCGCGACCTCTCGCGCGACATGAACTACCTGGTTCGTCTCTGGAAGGTCGTCCGCTCCAGCGCCCAGAGCGCCAAGGCGCCCGCCGAAATCTTCCGCGAATCCGACCTGGTCGTCCGAACCCTCCGCGACATCTTCACCCTCGATACCGAAACCATCTGGGTCGACTCCGAACCCGTCCTGAAGCACGTCGTCGAGTTCCTCAAGATCGCCCTGCCCCGCCACGCCAACCGCGCCAAACTCTACGACGGCACCGTCCCACTCTTCCACAAGTACCACCTCGAGGAAGCCCTCGAACAGATCCACAGCCGGATCGTCCCCCTGCCCCGAGGCGGAACCATCGTCATCGACCAGACGGAGGCGCTGGTGGCGATCGACGTCAACAGCGGCAAGTTTCGCCACGGCAAAGACGCCGAAGAGTCCGCCCACCAGTTGAACGCCCTGGCCGCCCAAGAAATCGCACGCCAGATCCGCTTGCGCGATCTCGGCGGCGTCATCGTCATCGACTTCGTCGACATGGACAAGGAGGCAAACCGCCGGCACGTCGAAAAAACCCTTCGCGACGCCCTCAAGGGCGACCGCGCCAGACAACAAATGCTCCGCATGAGCAAGTTCGGCATCGTCGAAATGACACGCCAGCGCGTCAAGGCCAGCCTCCAACGCGCCACCTACATGGATTGCCCCTACTGCAAAGGCGCCGGACTTATCAAAACCCCCGA from Planctomycetota bacterium includes these protein-coding regions:
- a CDS encoding Rne/Rng family ribonuclease translates to MTQEMLINVLEGEECRIAIVKDGALKEIYVERASTDRRVGNIFKGRVTNIEPSIQAAFVDIGLPKNAFLHASDLVPGAYPSRKRPDADGEKKGRGPHRLPIQEILRQGDELLVQITKEGIGTKGPSVTTALSIPGRYLVLMPSLPRLGVSRKIEDDKVRRQLRDLLASINPPKNLGFILRTAGQDRGKRDLSRDMNYLVRLWKVVRSSAQSAKAPAEIFRESDLVVRTLRDIFTLDTETIWVDSEPVLKHVVEFLKIALPRHANRAKLYDGTVPLFHKYHLEEALEQIHSRIVPLPRGGTIVIDQTEALVAIDVNSGKFRHGKDAEESAHQLNALAAQEIARQIRLRDLGGVIVIDFVDMDKEANRRHVEKTLRDALKGDRARQQMLRMSKFGIVEMTRQRVKASLQRATYMDCPYCKGAGLIKTPESMALEVMRNVRLLVHQKNVATLEVRLHPEVGDYLNNVKRDGLLELQSRLGKRITIVSDP